The DNA sequence AGTCCAAAAGCATTTACTGAAATCTGACTACTTGAATCTGAGTACTGCGCTTATGACCAACTTTTTCGACCTGACATTTGAGCAACTCGAAAAGCTCCTCGCTGAGCTGGACCCGAAGCCGTTCCGCACTGACCAGGTGCTGAAATGGGTGTACGTCCGCGGTGCCGCCGATTTCGGAGCCATGACCGACATGCCCCTCGTGCTTCGTGAAGAACTTTCTTCAATGGTCGAACTCAACCCCATGAGAGAGATCGAACGCCATGATAGCGATGACGGAACGGTGAAGTTCCTGCACATTCTCGAAGATGGCGAAATGATCGAATCGGTGATCATACCCGAAGAGGGTCACAAGACTTTGTGCATCTCCACCCAGACCGGATGTGCCATGGGGTGCGTTTTCTGTGAGACCGGCAGGACAAGGGGCGGAAGAGACCTGACACCGGGAGAGATCCTGGCCCAGGTGGTGTACGCTGTCAGGTACGTTGGCGACAGGCTCGATCTTCGCAACCTGGTGTTCATGGGCATGGGGGAGCCCCTCCGGAACCTGGAATCCCTGCTCTGTTCCCTGGAGATCATTCTCAGCGACAGGGCCCTCGATTTCAGCCCGCGGAGGGTCACGGTCTCCACCTGCGGCTGGGTACCGGGGGTACTCTGCCTTGCCGGGGCCGGACTGGATGTGAACCTGGCTGTATCCCTCAACGCCACCGAGGACGCCACCAGGACAAAGCTCATGCCGGTGAACCGTAAATACCCTATCAGGGAGCTCATGAAAGCGGTGAAAAGCTTTCCCGTCAAGGCGCGACGGAGGATCACCTTCGAGTATGTGCTTATCGAAGGGGTGAACGACACCCTTGAGGATGCCTGGAGACTCGCCTACATCCTCAAGGGGCTGCCGTCCAAAGTGAACCTGATCCCGTGCAACGACAACAGATCCGGCCTGAAGGCCCCGTCCCCATCCAGGATCGAGGCCTTTCAAAGCGCCCTGTTCGCAAAAGGGGTGCTCACTACTGTCAGGAAGAGCAGGGGGCAGGAGATCGAAGCCGCCTGCGGACAGCTGAGGGCCGCCGCGGAAGTGAGAAACCATGGCTGAAAAAGACAAGTCTCAGACCCGGACACGGACACAGAAAAAAGCCGCGCAAAAAAAAAGCTCGGGGACCGGAACTCTGCCAAAGGCTCCATCCGGATCCAAAACCAGGGACTCATCCGACTTCGCCCCTGGAGCTTCCAACTTCGCCTTACAGGCTAGGATGGACAAGACGACGGACAAGAAACCCGAAACCGGAACTGAAGCTGAACCCAAAGCCCCATCCAAGGCGAAAGCCGGTGATAAGGCCAAGGTTAATACGAAGGCCAGGACCCGTGCTTCCACTGTGTCTGAGTCTGTGTCCGAGACTCAAGGTGAGTCTCAGCTGGTCCCCGATGACCAGATCGAGATCCTTCTAGGCGAGGATGATTCTGTGCCGGAGGAAGTCAAAGTCCTGCCTGAACCGTCCAGGGATGCCGACAGATCCAGGCCGGCCATCTACGATCCGGTCACCGCTTACTACCAGACAGTTCGTCACTACCCCATTCTTACCCGTGAGGAGGAGAAACGGATCGCCATCAATTATCTTGAGGACGGGGACCTGGACGCCGCCTACGAACTCGTCACCTCAAACCTGAGGCTGGTCATCAAGATCGCCCTTGAGTACCGACGACTCTGGCGGGAGATCGTGGATCTCATCCAGGAGGGGAACGTTGGCCTCATGCACGCGGTTAAAAAATACGATCCTTACCGCGGTGTGCGGTTCTCTTCCTATGCGGCGTGGTGGATAAGGGCCTACATCATCCGCTATATCATGAACAACACGCGCATGGTCAAGATCGGGACGACCCAGGCCCAGAGGACCCTGTATTTTCAGCTGAGCAAGGAGAGGGAGCGGCTCCGGAAGATGGGGATCGAGCCGGACTCAAAGGCCATCGCCGGGACCCTCAAGGTCAAGGAGTCGGAGGTCGAGGAAATGAGCATGCGCCTCAGCGGCGGAGACCTTTCCCTCGAGGCTAAAAGGGGAGATGACGGCGATTTTACCCTCCTCGACACGATACCGGCCCTCGAACCGGACACCGAAAGGCGGGTAGCCGATGCACAGGCCCGTTCGATCTACCTGAAAAAGCTTTCCGGTTTTGTGGATTCCCTGGCTGAGCGCGACCGGAAGATCTTTACGATGAGGTGGATGAGGGACGACCCGCTGACCCTTCAGGAGGTCGGGGAGCACCTCGGGATCACGCGAGAACGGGTAAGGCAGCTCGAGGCCAGGATTATCAGGAACCTCAGGACGTTCCTGGAAGAGGAGGGCCTGAGTGCGTCGGATTTCTTCGGATAGAGCAGGTTTTTGCAGCGTGTCGAGGTGTTTCGGCACGCTGTTCGCCTGCCTGCTTTTCGGCCTGGTTCTTTTCCCCGGTCCGGGCGGGGTCTCCGCACAAGCCGAAGGACCGGTGCTCAAGGACCTTCAAAACACCCAGGAAGCCTTCGTCCGTATCAGCAAAAGCGTCACCCCTTCCGTCGTTAACATCCGCACGTTCCGTAAGTTCAGCCGCAACTACAGCTTTAACGACCGCCTCTTCGGCGACATGTTCGAACCGTTCCAGGAGTTTTTCGGGCGCGACTTTTCACGGAGGTTCTCCGGGCCCGGGGATGAGAAAACGGTCCAGGTGGGTCTCGGGTCGGGAGTCATCGTGCGCGGGGAGGGGATCGTCCTGACCAACAACCACGTTATCGAGGGCGCCGACGAGATAAGGGTCACACTGGACGACAGGAGCGAGACTACAGCCACAGTGGTCGGCAGCGATCCCAGGACCGACATCGCCGTGCTGAGGCTTCCAAAGGGCCGTTATGCCGCCGCACCCCTTGCCGATTCCGATGCCATCGAGGTGGGGCAGTGGGCCGTGGCCATCGGAAACCCCTTTGGACTTGGGCAGAGCGTGACGGTCGGGGTGGTCAGCGCCAAGGGGCGCGCCGACGTGGGGATAGCCGATTTCGAGGATTTCATCCAGACCGACGCGGCCATCAACCCTGGAAACAGCGGGGGGCCGCTCATCGACCTGAACGGCCGCGTTATCGGGATCAATACCGCCATCTTCAGCCGGAGCGGAGGGTATCAGGGGATCGGCTTCGCCATCCCCACGAACATGGCCGTCACGGTCATGGACAGCCTCCTGCGTACAGGCAGGATCGTGAGGTCCGACCTGGGGATCAGGGTTCAGGATGCCACACCGGAGATCATCCGGGCCATGGGCGCCTCTGTGAAGGCCGGGGTTGTGGTCACCGAGGTCCTTGCGGAGGATGCCAGGAAAGGGGCCGGTTTAAAGCGGGGCGATATCATCACCAAGGTCAAGGGGAGGGACGTCAGGGACACAGGCTCGTTTTACCGGATGACCAGTGTCCTGAGGGTTGGTGAAGTGGTCCCCCTGGTGGCTGTAAGAGATGGCATTCCAAACACCTTCATGGTCACGGTGGGTAAACTTCCGGAACGCCCCAAAGAATCCGGAGACAGGCTCAGGACCGCCCTTGGTTTTTCGGTGGAGGTTCTCACCGAAAAGCTCGCCGAGGAGCTGGGGTACCGCTACGAGCGCGGCGTCCTGATAACGAGGGTCACCAGGGCCAGCCAGGCCGACCGGGCGGGGATCGAACCGGGGGACCTTATCCTTCGTGTCAACGGGAAGGACACACCTGACCTGAAGGCGTTCCGCTCAGCATTCGAAGCCGTGGACTGGGGGGACGAGGTGATCCTCGAGCTGGGCCG is a window from the bacterium genome containing:
- the rlmN gene encoding 23S rRNA (adenine(2503)-C(2))-methyltransferase RlmN codes for the protein MTNFFDLTFEQLEKLLAELDPKPFRTDQVLKWVYVRGAADFGAMTDMPLVLREELSSMVELNPMREIERHDSDDGTVKFLHILEDGEMIESVIIPEEGHKTLCISTQTGCAMGCVFCETGRTRGGRDLTPGEILAQVVYAVRYVGDRLDLRNLVFMGMGEPLRNLESLLCSLEIILSDRALDFSPRRVTVSTCGWVPGVLCLAGAGLDVNLAVSLNATEDATRTKLMPVNRKYPIRELMKAVKSFPVKARRRITFEYVLIEGVNDTLEDAWRLAYILKGLPSKVNLIPCNDNRSGLKAPSPSRIEAFQSALFAKGVLTTVRKSRGQEIEAACGQLRAAAEVRNHG
- a CDS encoding RNA polymerase factor sigma-32 → MDKTTDKKPETGTEAEPKAPSKAKAGDKAKVNTKARTRASTVSESVSETQGESQLVPDDQIEILLGEDDSVPEEVKVLPEPSRDADRSRPAIYDPVTAYYQTVRHYPILTREEEKRIAINYLEDGDLDAAYELVTSNLRLVIKIALEYRRLWREIVDLIQEGNVGLMHAVKKYDPYRGVRFSSYAAWWIRAYIIRYIMNNTRMVKIGTTQAQRTLYFQLSKERERLRKMGIEPDSKAIAGTLKVKESEVEEMSMRLSGGDLSLEAKRGDDGDFTLLDTIPALEPDTERRVADAQARSIYLKKLSGFVDSLAERDRKIFTMRWMRDDPLTLQEVGEHLGITRERVRQLEARIIRNLRTFLEEEGLSASDFFG
- a CDS encoding trypsin-like peptidase domain-containing protein; protein product: MSRCFGTLFACLLFGLVLFPGPGGVSAQAEGPVLKDLQNTQEAFVRISKSVTPSVVNIRTFRKFSRNYSFNDRLFGDMFEPFQEFFGRDFSRRFSGPGDEKTVQVGLGSGVIVRGEGIVLTNNHVIEGADEIRVTLDDRSETTATVVGSDPRTDIAVLRLPKGRYAAAPLADSDAIEVGQWAVAIGNPFGLGQSVTVGVVSAKGRADVGIADFEDFIQTDAAINPGNSGGPLIDLNGRVIGINTAIFSRSGGYQGIGFAIPTNMAVTVMDSLLRTGRIVRSDLGIRVQDATPEIIRAMGASVKAGVVVTEVLAEDARKGAGLKRGDIITKVKGRDVRDTGSFYRMTSVLRVGEVVPLVAVRDGIPNTFMVTVGKLPERPKESGDRLRTALGFSVEVLTEKLAEELGYRYERGVLITRVTRASQADRAGIEPGDLILRVNGKDTPDLKAFRSAFEAVDWGDEVILELGRGGKKMKVGMLLKQ